A genomic segment from Odocoileus virginianus isolate 20LAN1187 ecotype Illinois unplaced genomic scaffold, Ovbor_1.2 Unplaced_Contig_28, whole genome shotgun sequence encodes:
- the PIN4 gene encoding peptidyl-prolyl cis-trans isomerase NIMA-interacting 4 isoform X1 — translation MPPKGKSGSGKGGKGKAASGSESSEKKAQGPKGGGNAVKVRHILCEKHGKILEAMEKLKSGMKFNEVAAQYSEDKARQGGDLGWMTRGSMVGPFQEAAFALPISVLDKPVFTDPPVKTKFGYHIIMVEGRK, via the exons ATGCCACCGAAAGGAAAAAGCGGTTctggaaaagggggaaaag GAAAAGCAGCCTCTGGGAGTGAGAGTTCTGAGAAGAAGGCTCAGGGTCCCAAAGGTGGTGGCAATGCAGTAAAG GTCAGACACATTCTGTgtgaaaaacatggaaaaatcttGGAAGCCATGGAAAAGTTAAAGTCTGGAATGAAATTCAATGAAGTGGCTGCACAATATAGTGAAGATAAAGCCAGACAAGGG GGTGACTTGGGTTGGATGACCAGAGGGTCCATGGTAGGACCATTTCAAGAAGCAGCATTCGCCTTGCCTATAAGTGTGCTGGATAAGCCTGTGTTTACAGACCCTCCAGTAAAGACAAAATTTGGGTATCATATTATAATGGttgaagggagaaaataa
- the ERCC6L gene encoding DNA excision repair protein ERCC-6-like isoform X2: protein MSRIQKIQEALEELAEHGDDEFIDVCNSGLLLYQELHNQLYEYQKEGVAFLYSLYRDGRRGGILADDMGLGKTVQIIAFLSGMFDASLVNHVLLIMPTSLISVWLREFVKWTPGMRVKTFHGPSKDERTRNLFRIQQRNGVIITTYQMLINNWQQLSSLNGQEFLWDYVILDEAHKIKTSSTKSAICARAIPASNRILLTGTPIQNNLQELWSLFDFACQGSLLGTLRTFKMEYENPITRAREKDATPGEKALGFKISENLMAIIKPYFLRRTKEEVQKKKSSNPEVQLSEKSPDVGAICEMPSLSRKNDLIIWIRLVPLQEEIYRKFVSLDHIKELLMETRSPLAELSVLKKLCDHPRLLSARACGLLNLGAAKLSVQDEIEGEDSSDVDHIDQISDDTLMEESGKMVFLMDLLKKLRDEGHQTLVFSQSRRILNIIERLLKNRHFKILRIDGTITHLVEREKRISLFQQNKDYSVFLLTTQVGGVGLTLTAASRVVIFDPSWNPATDAQAVDRVYRIGQKENVVVYRLITCGTVEEKIYRRQVFKDSLIRQTTGDKKNPFRYFSKQELRELFTVEDFQNSATQLQLQSLHAAQRRSDKNLDEHIAFLHSLRIAGISDHDLMYTRDLSVKEELDVIEDSHYIQQRVQKAQFLVESESQNTELLMERQKTGNEGIWLREPVYQTKKKRAEVNKPQPQPSSRLPIYHTQEEEIGSLMASVIIDDLPKEGEKDLSRIKMNDTIPQDGRHSCVSTFDDDFVTTLPKGCGDVEEIFPDSLSGMAIQKEASQEGFMQESEQESPLGSFNYLPSKSVRVDLGPNLDQLEDDAILHHCNALPANPKTKEYQRPESNVSVIKIADDDLEAAHSALQDAQANEAKLEEEPLASSAQYACDFNLFLEDSADNGQNLSSQSLEHVEKENSLCGSAANSRAESVHSKACLSVDLTEEDDEPEEVVNVKVRRKARRIDSDDEGEHTFKDTSSTNPFNTSPFPFLYVKQFDASTPKNDISPPGRFFSPKISDSINKSVNSRRSLASRRSLINVVLDHVEDMEERLDNSNEAKVVEDYLEEGAEESSDEALEHTKEDPSRETLSSENKSSRLSTSKPGALAQVTTPGDPEPLSGGQLVDSPQDEAVEAVNDYDTLVLHGKELKECGKIQEALDCLVKALDIKSSDPEVMLMTLSLYKQLNKT, encoded by the coding sequence ATGAGCAGAATCCAAAAAATACAGGAAGCCTTGGAGGAGTTGGCAGAACATGGAGATGATGAATTCATAGATGTGTGCAACTCTGGCCTGCTGCTTTATCAAGAACTGCACAACCAACTATATGAGTACCAGAAGGAAGGTGTAGCTTTTCTCTATAGCCTGTATAGGGATGGAAGGAGAGGTGGCATTCTGGCAGACGATATGGGGTTAGGAAAGACTGTTCAAATCATTGCTTTCCTTTCTGGTATGTTTGATGCTTCACTTGTGAACCATGTTCTTCTGATCATGCCAACCAGTCTCATCAGTGTATGGCTAAGAGAATTTGTCAAGTGGACTCCAGGAATGAGAGTCAAAACCTTTCATGGTCCTAGCAAGGATGAACGTACCAGAAACCTCTTTCGGATTCAGCAAAGGAATGGTGTCATTATCACCACATACCAAATGTTAATCAATAATTGGCAGCAGCTTTCCAGCTTGAATGGCCAAGAATTTTTGTGGGACTATGTCATCCTTGATGaagcacataaaataaaaacctcatCTACCAAGTCAGCAATATGTGCTCGTGCAATCCCTGCCAGTAATCGCATCCTCCTCACAGGAACCCCAATCCAGAATAATTTACAAGAACTATGGTCCCTATTTGATTTTGCTTGTCAAGGGTCCCTGCTAGGAAcattaagaacttttaaaatggagTATGAAAATCCTATTACTAGAGCAAGAGAGAAGGATGCTACCCCAGGGGAAAAAGCTTTGggatttaaaatatctgaaaacttAATGGCAATCATAAAGCCCTATTTTCTCAGGAGGACTAAAGAAGAGGTACAGAAGAAAAAGTCAAGCAACCCAGAGGTCCAGCTTAGTGAAAAGAGTCCAGATGTTGGTGCCATATGTGAAATGCCTTCCCTTTCCAGGaaaaatgatttaattatttGGATACGCCTTGTACCTTTACAAGAAGAAATATACAGGAAATTTGTGTCTCTAGATCATATCAAGGAGTTGTTAATGGAGACACGCTCACCTTTGGCTGAGCTCAGTGTCTTAAAGAAGCTCTGTGATCATCCTAGGCTGCTATCTGCACGAGCTTGTGGTTTGCTGAACCTAGGAGCTGCCAAATTATCTGTTCAGGATGAAATCGAAGGGGAAGATTCCTCAGATGTGGACCATATTGATCAAATAAGTGATGATACACTGATggaagaatctggaaaaatggtatttCTAATGGACCTGCTTAAGAAACTGCGAGATGAAGGGCATCAAACTCTGGTGTTTTCCCAGTCAAGACGAATTCTAAACATCATTGAACGTCTCTTAAAGAATAGGCACTTTAAGATACTGCGAATCGATGGAACAATTACTCATCTTGTGGAACGAGAAAAAAGAATTAGTTTATTCCAGCAAAATAAAGATTACTCTGTTTTTCTGCTTACCACTCAAGTAGGTGGTGTTGGCTTAACATTAACTGCAGCAAGCAGAGTGGTCATCTTTGATCCTAGCTGGAATCCTGCAACTGATGCTCAAGCTGTGGATAGGGTTTACCGAATtggacagaaagaaaatgttgtAGTTTATAGGCTCATCACTTGTGGAACTgtagaggaaaaaatatacagaagacaGGTTTTCAAGGACTCACTGATAAGACAAACTACTGGTGATAAGAAGAACCCTTTCCGATATTTTAGTAAACAAGAATTGAGAGAGCTCTTTACAGTTGAGGATTTTCAGAACTCTGCAACCCAGCTGCAGCTTCAGTCTTTGCATGCTGCTCAGAGGAGATCTGATAAGAACCTAGATGAACATATTGCCTTCCTGCACTCTTTGAGGATAGCTGGAATCTCAGACCATGATTTGATGTACACGCGTGACCTGTCTGTTAAAGAAGAGCTTGATGTGATCGAAGACTCTCACTATATTCAACAAAGGGTTCAGAAAGCTCAATTCCTTGTTGAATCCGAGTCTCAAAATACAGAGCTCCTAATGGAAAGACAAAAAACTGGGAATGAGGGCATCTGGCTGAGAGAACCTGTatatcaaacaaagaaaaaacgtGCCGAAGTAAATAAACCACAGCCTCAGCCTTCATCTCGTCTACCTATTTATCACACCCAGGAAGAAGAAATCGGTTCTCTAATGGCCAGCGTAATCATTGATGATCTGCCCAAAGAGGGTGAGAAAGATCTCTCCAGGATAAAGATGAATGATACCATCCCACAAGATGGTAGGCACTCATGTGTAAGTACATTTGATGATGACTTTGTCACTACTTTACCCAAGGGGTGTGGAGATGTAGAAGAGATTTTCCCTGACTCTTTATCAGGGATGGCTATACAAAAAGAGGCATCACAAGAGGGGTTTATGCAGGAGTCAGAGCAAGAGAGCCCTCTGGGAAGTTTTAATTATTTACCTAGCAAGTCAGTCAGAGTTGATCTTGGACCAAATCTAGATCAACTAGAGGATGATGCGATTTTACATCACTGCAATGCCTTGCCTGCTAATCCTAAAACAAAGGAATATCAAAGGCCAGAATCGAATGTATCTGTTATTAAAATAGCTGATGATGACTTAGAAGCAGCCCACAGTGCTCTGCAGGATGCTCAAGCGAATGAGGCCAAATTGGAAGAGGAACCTTTAGCCTCTTCAGCACAGTATGCATGTGATTTCAATCTTTTCTTGGAAGACTCTGCAGACAATGGACAAAATCTTTCCAGTCAGTCTTTGGAGCATGTGGAGAAAGAAAATAGCTTGTGTGGCTCTGCAGCTAATTCCAGAGCAGAGTCAGTGCATAGCAAAGCATGTCTCAGTGTGGATCTTACTGAGGAAGATGATGAGCCAGAAGAAGTAGTTAATGTGAAAGTCAGAAGAAAAGCCAGACGAATTGATTCAGATGATGAAGGTGAACATACTTTTAAAGATACTTCAAGCACAAACCCATTCAACACATCTCCCTTcccatttttatatgtaaaacaaTTTGATGCCTCAACTCCCAAAAATGACATCAGTCCACCTGGAAGGTTTTTTTCACCTAAAATATCTGACAGTATAAATAAGTCTGTAAACTCTAGAAGATCCCTGGCTTCTAGGAGGTCTCTTATTAATGTGGTTTTAGACCACGTGGAGGATATGGAGGAAAGACTTGACAATAGCAATGAAGCAAAGGTTGTTGAAGATTATCTGGAGGAAGGAGCAGAGGAAAGCAGTGACGAAGCCCTAGAGCATACAAAAGAAGATCCTTCCAGAGAAACACTGTCTTCAGAAAATAAATCCAGTAGGTTAAGTACATCTAAGCCTGGTGCTCTGGCTCAGGTGACCACTCCGGGTGACCCTGAGCCTTTGTCTGGTGGACAGTTGGTTGACTCTCCCCAGGATGAGGCAGTGGAGGCTGTGAATGACTATGACACTCTTGTCTTGCATGGAAAAGAACTGAAAGAGTGTGGAAAAATACAGGAGGCCTTAGACTGCTTAGTTAAAGCACTTGACATAAAAAGCTCAGATCCTGAAGTCATGCTCATGACTTTAAGTTTGTACAAACAACTTAATAAAACTTGA
- the ERCC6L gene encoding DNA excision repair protein ERCC-6-like isoform X1: protein MEASRGFAEAGALSPEQAASYLRYVKEAKEATKNGDLEEALKLFNLAKDIFPNEKVMSRIQKIQEALEELAEHGDDEFIDVCNSGLLLYQELHNQLYEYQKEGVAFLYSLYRDGRRGGILADDMGLGKTVQIIAFLSGMFDASLVNHVLLIMPTSLISVWLREFVKWTPGMRVKTFHGPSKDERTRNLFRIQQRNGVIITTYQMLINNWQQLSSLNGQEFLWDYVILDEAHKIKTSSTKSAICARAIPASNRILLTGTPIQNNLQELWSLFDFACQGSLLGTLRTFKMEYENPITRAREKDATPGEKALGFKISENLMAIIKPYFLRRTKEEVQKKKSSNPEVQLSEKSPDVGAICEMPSLSRKNDLIIWIRLVPLQEEIYRKFVSLDHIKELLMETRSPLAELSVLKKLCDHPRLLSARACGLLNLGAAKLSVQDEIEGEDSSDVDHIDQISDDTLMEESGKMVFLMDLLKKLRDEGHQTLVFSQSRRILNIIERLLKNRHFKILRIDGTITHLVEREKRISLFQQNKDYSVFLLTTQVGGVGLTLTAASRVVIFDPSWNPATDAQAVDRVYRIGQKENVVVYRLITCGTVEEKIYRRQVFKDSLIRQTTGDKKNPFRYFSKQELRELFTVEDFQNSATQLQLQSLHAAQRRSDKNLDEHIAFLHSLRIAGISDHDLMYTRDLSVKEELDVIEDSHYIQQRVQKAQFLVESESQNTELLMERQKTGNEGIWLREPVYQTKKKRAEVNKPQPQPSSRLPIYHTQEEEIGSLMASVIIDDLPKEGEKDLSRIKMNDTIPQDGRHSCVSTFDDDFVTTLPKGCGDVEEIFPDSLSGMAIQKEASQEGFMQESEQESPLGSFNYLPSKSVRVDLGPNLDQLEDDAILHHCNALPANPKTKEYQRPESNVSVIKIADDDLEAAHSALQDAQANEAKLEEEPLASSAQYACDFNLFLEDSADNGQNLSSQSLEHVEKENSLCGSAANSRAESVHSKACLSVDLTEEDDEPEEVVNVKVRRKARRIDSDDEGEHTFKDTSSTNPFNTSPFPFLYVKQFDASTPKNDISPPGRFFSPKISDSINKSVNSRRSLASRRSLINVVLDHVEDMEERLDNSNEAKVVEDYLEEGAEESSDEALEHTKEDPSRETLSSENKSSRLSTSKPGALAQVTTPGDPEPLSGGQLVDSPQDEAVEAVNDYDTLVLHGKELKECGKIQEALDCLVKALDIKSSDPEVMLMTLSLYKQLNKT from the coding sequence ATACGTGAAGGAGGCCAAAGAAGCAACTAAGAATGGAGATCTGGAAGAAGCACTTAAACTTTTCAACTTGGCAAAGGACATTTTTCCCAACGAAAAGGTGATGAGCAGAATCCAAAAAATACAGGAAGCCTTGGAGGAGTTGGCAGAACATGGAGATGATGAATTCATAGATGTGTGCAACTCTGGCCTGCTGCTTTATCAAGAACTGCACAACCAACTATATGAGTACCAGAAGGAAGGTGTAGCTTTTCTCTATAGCCTGTATAGGGATGGAAGGAGAGGTGGCATTCTGGCAGACGATATGGGGTTAGGAAAGACTGTTCAAATCATTGCTTTCCTTTCTGGTATGTTTGATGCTTCACTTGTGAACCATGTTCTTCTGATCATGCCAACCAGTCTCATCAGTGTATGGCTAAGAGAATTTGTCAAGTGGACTCCAGGAATGAGAGTCAAAACCTTTCATGGTCCTAGCAAGGATGAACGTACCAGAAACCTCTTTCGGATTCAGCAAAGGAATGGTGTCATTATCACCACATACCAAATGTTAATCAATAATTGGCAGCAGCTTTCCAGCTTGAATGGCCAAGAATTTTTGTGGGACTATGTCATCCTTGATGaagcacataaaataaaaacctcatCTACCAAGTCAGCAATATGTGCTCGTGCAATCCCTGCCAGTAATCGCATCCTCCTCACAGGAACCCCAATCCAGAATAATTTACAAGAACTATGGTCCCTATTTGATTTTGCTTGTCAAGGGTCCCTGCTAGGAAcattaagaacttttaaaatggagTATGAAAATCCTATTACTAGAGCAAGAGAGAAGGATGCTACCCCAGGGGAAAAAGCTTTGggatttaaaatatctgaaaacttAATGGCAATCATAAAGCCCTATTTTCTCAGGAGGACTAAAGAAGAGGTACAGAAGAAAAAGTCAAGCAACCCAGAGGTCCAGCTTAGTGAAAAGAGTCCAGATGTTGGTGCCATATGTGAAATGCCTTCCCTTTCCAGGaaaaatgatttaattatttGGATACGCCTTGTACCTTTACAAGAAGAAATATACAGGAAATTTGTGTCTCTAGATCATATCAAGGAGTTGTTAATGGAGACACGCTCACCTTTGGCTGAGCTCAGTGTCTTAAAGAAGCTCTGTGATCATCCTAGGCTGCTATCTGCACGAGCTTGTGGTTTGCTGAACCTAGGAGCTGCCAAATTATCTGTTCAGGATGAAATCGAAGGGGAAGATTCCTCAGATGTGGACCATATTGATCAAATAAGTGATGATACACTGATggaagaatctggaaaaatggtatttCTAATGGACCTGCTTAAGAAACTGCGAGATGAAGGGCATCAAACTCTGGTGTTTTCCCAGTCAAGACGAATTCTAAACATCATTGAACGTCTCTTAAAGAATAGGCACTTTAAGATACTGCGAATCGATGGAACAATTACTCATCTTGTGGAACGAGAAAAAAGAATTAGTTTATTCCAGCAAAATAAAGATTACTCTGTTTTTCTGCTTACCACTCAAGTAGGTGGTGTTGGCTTAACATTAACTGCAGCAAGCAGAGTGGTCATCTTTGATCCTAGCTGGAATCCTGCAACTGATGCTCAAGCTGTGGATAGGGTTTACCGAATtggacagaaagaaaatgttgtAGTTTATAGGCTCATCACTTGTGGAACTgtagaggaaaaaatatacagaagacaGGTTTTCAAGGACTCACTGATAAGACAAACTACTGGTGATAAGAAGAACCCTTTCCGATATTTTAGTAAACAAGAATTGAGAGAGCTCTTTACAGTTGAGGATTTTCAGAACTCTGCAACCCAGCTGCAGCTTCAGTCTTTGCATGCTGCTCAGAGGAGATCTGATAAGAACCTAGATGAACATATTGCCTTCCTGCACTCTTTGAGGATAGCTGGAATCTCAGACCATGATTTGATGTACACGCGTGACCTGTCTGTTAAAGAAGAGCTTGATGTGATCGAAGACTCTCACTATATTCAACAAAGGGTTCAGAAAGCTCAATTCCTTGTTGAATCCGAGTCTCAAAATACAGAGCTCCTAATGGAAAGACAAAAAACTGGGAATGAGGGCATCTGGCTGAGAGAACCTGTatatcaaacaaagaaaaaacgtGCCGAAGTAAATAAACCACAGCCTCAGCCTTCATCTCGTCTACCTATTTATCACACCCAGGAAGAAGAAATCGGTTCTCTAATGGCCAGCGTAATCATTGATGATCTGCCCAAAGAGGGTGAGAAAGATCTCTCCAGGATAAAGATGAATGATACCATCCCACAAGATGGTAGGCACTCATGTGTAAGTACATTTGATGATGACTTTGTCACTACTTTACCCAAGGGGTGTGGAGATGTAGAAGAGATTTTCCCTGACTCTTTATCAGGGATGGCTATACAAAAAGAGGCATCACAAGAGGGGTTTATGCAGGAGTCAGAGCAAGAGAGCCCTCTGGGAAGTTTTAATTATTTACCTAGCAAGTCAGTCAGAGTTGATCTTGGACCAAATCTAGATCAACTAGAGGATGATGCGATTTTACATCACTGCAATGCCTTGCCTGCTAATCCTAAAACAAAGGAATATCAAAGGCCAGAATCGAATGTATCTGTTATTAAAATAGCTGATGATGACTTAGAAGCAGCCCACAGTGCTCTGCAGGATGCTCAAGCGAATGAGGCCAAATTGGAAGAGGAACCTTTAGCCTCTTCAGCACAGTATGCATGTGATTTCAATCTTTTCTTGGAAGACTCTGCAGACAATGGACAAAATCTTTCCAGTCAGTCTTTGGAGCATGTGGAGAAAGAAAATAGCTTGTGTGGCTCTGCAGCTAATTCCAGAGCAGAGTCAGTGCATAGCAAAGCATGTCTCAGTGTGGATCTTACTGAGGAAGATGATGAGCCAGAAGAAGTAGTTAATGTGAAAGTCAGAAGAAAAGCCAGACGAATTGATTCAGATGATGAAGGTGAACATACTTTTAAAGATACTTCAAGCACAAACCCATTCAACACATCTCCCTTcccatttttatatgtaaaacaaTTTGATGCCTCAACTCCCAAAAATGACATCAGTCCACCTGGAAGGTTTTTTTCACCTAAAATATCTGACAGTATAAATAAGTCTGTAAACTCTAGAAGATCCCTGGCTTCTAGGAGGTCTCTTATTAATGTGGTTTTAGACCACGTGGAGGATATGGAGGAAAGACTTGACAATAGCAATGAAGCAAAGGTTGTTGAAGATTATCTGGAGGAAGGAGCAGAGGAAAGCAGTGACGAAGCCCTAGAGCATACAAAAGAAGATCCTTCCAGAGAAACACTGTCTTCAGAAAATAAATCCAGTAGGTTAAGTACATCTAAGCCTGGTGCTCTGGCTCAGGTGACCACTCCGGGTGACCCTGAGCCTTTGTCTGGTGGACAGTTGGTTGACTCTCCCCAGGATGAGGCAGTGGAGGCTGTGAATGACTATGACACTCTTGTCTTGCATGGAAAAGAACTGAAAGAGTGTGGAAAAATACAGGAGGCCTTAGACTGCTTAGTTAAAGCACTTGACATAAAAAGCTCAGATCCTGAAGTCATGCTCATGACTTTAAGTTTGTACAAACAACTTAATAAAACTTGA
- the PIN4 gene encoding peptidyl-prolyl cis-trans isomerase NIMA-interacting 4 isoform X2, with translation MGLGKAASGSESSEKKAQGPKGGGNAVKVRHILCEKHGKILEAMEKLKSGMKFNEVAAQYSEDKARQGGDLGWMTRGSMVGPFQEAAFALPISVLDKPVFTDPPVKTKFGYHIIMVEGRK, from the exons ATGGGGTTGG GAAAAGCAGCCTCTGGGAGTGAGAGTTCTGAGAAGAAGGCTCAGGGTCCCAAAGGTGGTGGCAATGCAGTAAAG GTCAGACACATTCTGTgtgaaaaacatggaaaaatcttGGAAGCCATGGAAAAGTTAAAGTCTGGAATGAAATTCAATGAAGTGGCTGCACAATATAGTGAAGATAAAGCCAGACAAGGG GGTGACTTGGGTTGGATGACCAGAGGGTCCATGGTAGGACCATTTCAAGAAGCAGCATTCGCCTTGCCTATAAGTGTGCTGGATAAGCCTGTGTTTACAGACCCTCCAGTAAAGACAAAATTTGGGTATCATATTATAATGGttgaagggagaaaataa